A window of the Bacillus sp. A301a_S52 genome harbors these coding sequences:
- a CDS encoding SCP2 sterol-binding domain-containing protein, with amino-acid sequence METLLYSAINDMSQQEQASELLKKYDIKVKLTCEGRVWYLDFQQSAVNVIQAVEEHEVAVFISGDEEVITHLLKGEDFLLAMSKRGDLIADGALKYLLWLEALFYLYYPKKSH; translated from the coding sequence ATGGAAACATTGCTGTATTCAGCTATAAATGATATGAGCCAACAGGAGCAAGCGTCAGAACTACTAAAAAAATATGATATTAAGGTGAAACTAACATGTGAAGGTCGTGTGTGGTACTTAGATTTTCAACAAAGTGCGGTCAACGTTATACAAGCGGTGGAAGAGCATGAAGTAGCCGTTTTTATTAGTGGTGATGAGGAAGTTATCACACATCTTTTAAAAGGAGAAGACTTTTTATTGGCAATGTCGAAAAGGGGAGACCTAATAGCAGATGGTGCATTAAAATATTTACTTTGGCTTGAAGCCCTTTTTTACCTCTACTATCCAAAAAAATCACATTAA
- a CDS encoding DUF2553 family protein produces the protein MTNHNDDNIGEGQFSQGTAMTKDELVEISADIEKKQEDGETTLFYQTEKIGKIKQNGHSYNYEMADGFEFKNEKFYKNAQNKKKEYPQSYVEGCDMGWC, from the coding sequence ATGACGAATCATAATGACGATAATATCGGTGAAGGCCAATTTTCGCAGGGTACAGCCATGACTAAAGATGAATTGGTCGAAATTTCAGCTGATATCGAAAAAAAACAAGAAGATGGGGAAACAACCCTATTCTATCAAACAGAAAAAATTGGTAAAATAAAACAAAATGGTCATAGTTATAACTATGAAATGGCAGATGGTTTTGAATTCAAGAATGAAAAATTTTATAAGAATGCTCAAAATAAGAAAAAAGAATATCCACAGTCGTATGTTGAAGGATGTGATATGGGGTGGTGTTAA
- the gcvH gene encoding glycine cleavage system protein GcvH, producing MDLPKELKYSEEHEWVKEEDGKVRIGITDFAQSELGDIVFVELPEVGDELEADEPFGSVESVKTVSELYAPISGKVVEVNEELDDSPEFVNESPYEKAWMVVVEPSDKSEIDNLMDAEAYEEMTKED from the coding sequence ATGGATTTGCCAAAAGAATTAAAGTATTCAGAAGAGCACGAGTGGGTTAAAGAAGAGGACGGGAAAGTAAGGATTGGGATTACAGATTTTGCACAATCAGAGCTAGGTGATATTGTATTCGTTGAGTTACCAGAAGTAGGAGACGAATTAGAAGCTGACGAGCCTTTTGGTAGTGTTGAATCAGTAAAAACAGTATCAGAGCTTTATGCTCCAATCAGCGGTAAAGTTGTAGAAGTAAACGAAGAGCTCGATGATTCTCCTGAATTTGTAAACGAGTCTCCGTATGAAAAAGCTTGGATGGTTGTTGTGGAACCATCTGATAAGTCAGAAATAGATAATTTGATGGATGCAGAAGCTTACGAAGAAATGACGAAAGAAGATTAA
- a CDS encoding arsenate reductase family protein: MSITFYHYPKCGTCRKAKAWLDNEDITYDAIHIVESPPSKGELQEMYEKSGLELKKFFNTSGKKYRELGLKDKVKTASDDELLDILASDGMLIKRPLTTDGERVTVGFNEETFTQTWKK, translated from the coding sequence ATGAGCATCACATTTTATCATTACCCTAAGTGTGGGACATGCCGTAAAGCGAAGGCGTGGTTAGATAACGAGGATATCACCTACGATGCGATTCATATTGTAGAAAGCCCCCCTTCTAAAGGTGAATTACAAGAAATGTATGAAAAAAGTGGGTTAGAACTGAAAAAGTTTTTTAACACAAGTGGTAAAAAATACCGTGAGCTTGGTTTGAAAGACAAAGTAAAAACAGCTTCTGACGATGAATTGTTAGATATTCTCGCTTCAGATGGTATGCTGATTAAGCGTCCACTCACAACAGATGGAGAGCGAGTGACAGTTGGCTTTAACGAAGAGACTTTTACACAAACGTGGAAAAAGTAA
- a CDS encoding acyl-CoA dehydrogenase family protein gives METADKTLKGGSFLLDDTSADHIFTPEDFTDEHLMIAKTTEDFVKEKVVPEVEFIENHEFDRSVRLLKEAGELGLLGADVPEQYGGIGLDKISSTLITEKFAIAGAFSLTHGAHVGIGTLPIVFFGTETQKKTYLPGLATGEAVAAYALTEPSSGSDALSAKTTAVLNEAGTHYVLNGEKQWITNAGFAEIFIVYAKVDGEHFTAFIVEKDYEGVSTGTEEKKMGIKGSSTRTLILNEALVPKENVLGEIGKGHVIAFNILNIGRYKLGVGCVGSAKRAIEVSAAYANERKQFKVPIAKFTLIQKKLAEMAAKTYAAESTIYRTGGLIDAAFAQLSEEDQQDGAKVGKAISDYAIECSLNKFFCSEVLDFVVDEAVQIHGGYGFMAEYEVESMYRNSRINRIFEGTNEINRMLVPATLMRKAMKGELALLEKARGLQEELMMMMPEEVGDEPLEQEKYLLANAKKIALMIAGTAAQTYGDKLQKEQELLSNVADLVNEVFNIESCILRTEKGIESKGLEKSTQKLLMTQIYTQEAFNHIEAIAKESLVALEEGDNLRTMLSILKKLTRHTPINLIEKKRTLAAKILEQEKYVV, from the coding sequence ATGGAAACGGCAGACAAAACGTTAAAAGGCGGTAGTTTTCTGTTAGATGATACGTCCGCAGATCACATTTTTACACCAGAGGATTTTACCGATGAACATCTTATGATCGCAAAAACAACAGAAGATTTTGTTAAAGAGAAAGTCGTGCCGGAAGTCGAATTTATCGAAAATCATGAATTTGACCGATCTGTCAGGCTGTTAAAGGAAGCAGGAGAACTGGGGCTCCTTGGAGCGGATGTTCCTGAGCAATATGGCGGTATTGGGCTTGATAAAATAAGTTCAACGCTCATTACCGAAAAATTCGCTATTGCAGGGGCTTTTTCATTAACGCATGGGGCACATGTGGGAATTGGAACTCTTCCCATTGTGTTTTTCGGCACAGAAACACAAAAGAAAACGTATCTACCAGGGTTAGCTACAGGAGAGGCGGTCGCTGCTTATGCGTTAACTGAACCGAGCTCCGGGTCTGATGCTTTAAGTGCAAAAACAACAGCCGTTTTAAATGAGGCAGGAACGCATTACGTGTTAAACGGAGAAAAACAATGGATTACAAATGCCGGATTTGCTGAGATTTTTATCGTTTATGCCAAAGTAGACGGAGAACATTTTACCGCATTTATTGTTGAAAAAGACTATGAAGGCGTATCGACAGGAACAGAAGAAAAGAAGATGGGGATTAAAGGGTCTTCCACGAGAACATTAATTCTTAACGAGGCACTTGTGCCGAAGGAGAATGTATTAGGTGAAATAGGAAAAGGCCATGTCATTGCCTTTAATATTCTTAATATTGGGCGTTATAAATTAGGTGTTGGTTGTGTAGGAAGTGCGAAAAGAGCAATTGAAGTATCGGCAGCTTATGCTAATGAACGTAAGCAATTCAAAGTACCGATCGCTAAGTTTACACTCATTCAAAAGAAGTTGGCAGAAATGGCAGCGAAGACATATGCAGCTGAGAGTACGATTTATCGAACGGGTGGACTCATAGATGCTGCCTTTGCTCAGTTGTCTGAAGAAGACCAACAAGACGGAGCAAAAGTGGGTAAAGCGATAAGTGATTATGCAATAGAATGTTCCTTAAATAAATTCTTCTGTTCTGAAGTTCTTGATTTTGTAGTGGATGAAGCTGTTCAAATACATGGAGGCTACGGCTTTATGGCTGAATATGAAGTAGAGTCTATGTATCGAAATTCACGAATTAATCGAATATTTGAAGGAACAAACGAAATTAATCGTATGTTAGTGCCGGCAACCCTTATGCGTAAAGCGATGAAAGGGGAACTTGCTTTACTTGAAAAAGCAAGAGGTTTACAGGAAGAGCTCATGATGATGATGCCAGAAGAGGTGGGAGATGAACCACTAGAGCAAGAGAAATATTTACTAGCAAATGCTAAGAAAATCGCTTTAATGATAGCGGGGACTGCTGCTCAAACATATGGTGATAAGTTACAAAAGGAACAAGAACTTCTAAGTAATGTGGCAGATCTTGTTAATGAAGTTTTTAATATAGAATCATGTATTCTTAGAACTGAAAAAGGGATTGAAAGCAAAGGATTAGAAAAATCTACTCAAAAGCTACTAATGACACAAATTTATACACAGGAAGCTTTCAACCATATTGAAGCCATTGCTAAAGAATCTCTTGTCGCTTTAGAAGAGGGTGATAACTTACGGACCATGTTATCCATCTTGAAAAAATTAACAAGACATACACCGATTAATTTGATTGAGAAAAAGCGGACTTTAGCTGCAAAAATCTTAGAGCAAGAAAAATATGTCGTTTAA